A segment of the Kluyveromyces marxianus DMKU3-1042 DNA, complete genome, chromosome 5 genome:
GAACTTTCTATGACGAACCAGAACAACCAAATTCTAAGCGAAAAATTCGAGAAAGAATATGCTAAGTTTgctgaaaatgaaaatctTGTAAATGAGTGGAAAGACAAGTATAACTCCGTTTCCAGCGAACTTCATGCTAGTGCCAATAAACTAACTACcttaaagaaagaactaCAGctaaaggaagaagaatttaatAACAAAGTCAAACAACTAGATGACCTCCAAATAGAAATAGCGGACTTgaagaataataatgatcaggaaaagaatgagttgaaacaaaagttaAGTGATAAAGATCAAATTCTGAATGAGatggaagaaaaactaAAGTATTTTGAAAGCAAAGATTCCGATGAAATTTCCTCATTGAAGCAAGATCTCGAAAAAGCCCAAGCTGACCTTTGTGATAAGAATGAACAAATAAAGGATCTAGAATATTCATTAACAACTAAAGAGGCTCATGTACAGCAATTAAACAGCCAAGTCGATGAATTGTCGAAGGAAAAAGATTCTGTGTTGCTTGATCTCGAAAATACGAGGAGAGATTTAGACTCTTTGGCCGGGAAAACAGCTAATATCGAGTCCGAACAACTTGCAGAACTGGAAACACTCCATCAGAACATGTCTCAAATGGAAAAAAGCCTGAAAGAGAACGTTTCTACCATTAGTAGTCTAACGGCAGAGATCAGAGAGATGGAAAGCAAATGTAAATCACTAGAATTGGAGAATAATGATTTAAAAAAGCGTTTGAAAGCAAACGAAGATATCACAAAGGAAAAATCTACAGATACAGAATCATCTAAGGTTAAAGAACTAATGGAAAAGATTGCGCAGATGGAGAAAACTATTGCGGCATctgaaacagaaacaaacaagaaacttCAGTTATTGGCAGAAGATCTATATATTCAATACTCTTCCAAACACGAACAGAAAGTTAAAATGTTAAAGAAAGGCTATGAAACTAGATATCAAGATTTGATAGACAAGCTTACTATCGAGAACAATGCATTGCACGATGAAGTTGGGCAACTACAAAAAACTGTGGAGACTGAGCGAGCTGAAAAACAAGAGTTGATCAAATCATTAGATGCCCAGAATGAGTAAGGAAATGCGCGGAAGCATAGAAAGAAGATcataattatatatacatttgTGTAAGTATATCTAAAGccaatatatatttaatcACCCGATCGATGGATTTACCTAAGCTGCACTGgtcgaaaatgaaattttAATATTCGGAGaatcaacttttttttttttttttttttttttttgttaattTTTAACCTGCAGCGTTTTATCGTTAGCCGAGGTACGTGTTCTGAAAGGAAAATGCAGCCAAAAAATGATTGAGCATTGAAATCGTGTAGCACAAGTCATTTGAATCAAACGCCATTATTCTTCCTGGGTAAATTCTACAGAGCACTTGCTACATTAACGAAAAAGGAATTGACTACCGCAAAGATTGAAAATCACACTTCGGCCGAGTTAGCACTTTTGCcttaatatataataaggCTATTGGCGACGATCAATAAATTAATACACCTCCGcaaaatttgaaagagGAACAACGGTTTTATGATCCACTTTGGTATTTGTTAAATCAAAATAGTGAAACGAACTATAGCCAGTATCTGAAGAAAAGCCATACATAAATGTGTGCTAAACCTAAGATTCTAataccaagaagaaatagaaatgaTATCGTATCCGACAgtgaagaattcaaaagaatctCTGCGCAAGTAGAGTTCATTTACCATGACCTAACCACTTCGGAtgctttcaaaaaattcTTGCCAACCAGTGATATTGATGCACTTTGGTTCACAGAAGCATTGATGGATAACATGGAGGCACCATCAAAATACATGGAATACTATCCGAAGTCATTGAAGTTGATCATGGTTCCATGGGTCGGGACAGATTTCTACGACGGtaaattgttgaaagaaaagtacGGTATCACACTCTGTAATGGAGGTCCAGTGGCATCTGAGAATGTGTCTGATCTAGCAATATTTTTGACATTGAGTTGTTTCCGTCTTACTTCATTTTGGGAACACGCATTTAGATTTGTACACAGAGGTGACATCTCTAAATGCAGAGAGTACATTGGAGGTACTCATCATGATACAATCCCAGGGTTTGCTCTAGTAGAGAGCAACACCGAGATGCACCGCTCAACATCTACAGAGCAAAAATTTCCTACTAAAGCTGATAAGGAtaagtttttgaacattgCACAGGACTATAAGATTGCTGGTAAGTTGATGGAATCACCAACAAGTAAAAATGCCCTTATTTTGGGCTTCGGCTCGATTGGTCAGGCCATCGGTAGAAAATTAAACTCTAGCTTCAATATGAAAATATCGTACACTAAAAGAAACGGCCCAGTTCCCGAAGCTGATCTTGGTTACGAAGCACAATACATGCCCTCTATGGAGGACGAGTTGTTCTGGAAAGATGCCGATTTAATTGTCTTAGCACTACCAGGAACACCTGAAACGGAAGATATTATCAACGAAAAAACTCTCTCCCTTTGTAAAAATGGAGTTAGAATTGTCAACGTCGGTCGTGGGTCTTGTATCGACGAAGATGCGTTATTAGATGCACTAGATAGCGGAAAAGTGGCATCTGCAGGTTTAGATGTTTTTAAAAATGAATTCCAGCAGATAAATCCAAGGTTTTTTGAGAGATGGGATGTCACCTTACTACCACATATCGGTTCTACAGTGTTAGAAATTCTACAGAGACAAACTGCCGCTACACTAGAAAACATCGATGGGTTCTTCCTCAAAAAAACAGGTCCAAAATACCCTGTAAACTAAGGAGTGGTGTCTCAAGCACCACTAATTGAGTGCATACATCTAAACATATTCATAAACATGTATCTAGAATATAGCTTGTAATAAAGTTAATGCCCTAAGCATAAATACGAGTTCTGCACTTCGTCCTTTTGTAAGGATTGTGGATACTAGATCTTACTTTTCAATCAAACAAGTATGTACAGTATGTGCAGTATGTACATACTGTGTTTTATTTACAGTATGTTGTATTCAAAATTCTTGTAAATTCTCGGAAGGCGCGTCCCCTCAAACTTTTTcataaaaaaatagagTTTTGCCGAATAACGTGTCTCTTTGGACAATTAATTCATCACAAACGTTTTAGACCCCCTTTTCTAACTGAGAGTAGTCGACATTACTACAACCAATTACTGCTCAAATTGTTGATTATTGTTGTGGTGTGTATTAAGTTTCGAGAAATAAATTATCAATTGGAGTATCCATAGTGCTTAAAAGCTCTTGAGTCATATTAAGCATTGTTTTTATCTTGCTTGCTTGAAACAGGAACGCTTCCGCCATTCATATCAGTGTCGCTGCCGGGGAATATAATATCTGACTGATTATCAGCGTACATTGAATAAAATGGatgaaaacaacaaattagaagaaggagaGCCAGTATCTTCTACTCTGAAGTTACTGGAGCAATACGAAAACCATACCCAACAAAAGGATAAAAATCTAGATTACATAGAAAAAGGTGACTCGCGATTCGACAGCAATGCCCCATCAGGTCCTAGTTATGATGAGCTTTTTAAGGAAAACGTTAAACTAAGGCtgaaaattgaagagtACGAGGCAGAAATTAAAGCTTTGAACGAAGTCATCTCAGGGCTTAGAGAAGGTCATAATACAACTCACGTTCCAGCGCAAGAGTATGTTCCGCAAAAAATTATTGTAGATTCGACTACTGACAGTTCTCCTAGGGAACCTTCATTGTTACTACCTCCCAGATCTGCTGATAGGGTTAGACATAACCAAAATACTATAGTATCACgaattgaacaagaatcGCATGAATTGGTTCTTCCTAGGTCTCCAGCAACTTTCCAATTGAATAGCCGTGGTTTCAGAGATGAGTTGAAAGGCATCTCCGAAATGAACGAAAGCAggaaagaaggagaaagaggaagcaAGCTTTCTCCTACAGAAAAAGATACTACTTACAACGAAGTTAAAGATAGCGCAATCAGTTCCAATTCTGGcactttcaacaacaacaataacataTTGGGAAGTCCAGCAACATCTGTTACATACACAACATCCCGGATATCAATAAACTCTTCATCCCCAAAGGTATCAACGAAATCTAATATAAAAGGACCAAATTCGCCAGCACTATTGCAAGCTGGCTCACACCAGCAAGGTGGCCCAGTGTCGCCTCATAGGGCAAATCGTGTTACTCATCTCATCAACAATGAAATCCGCTCACCATTAAAGGAACAATTTTCTGATACCGATGTTAGTTTTGCTACTGACGATGTTTCATCACATCATGAAAGTCAGCAAGAACGTGAATTTGTAGACGATCTCTTGCACAAATCACCTATTATAGAGCGACTGTCCAAAGATGACGAACATATAGTCGAATTTTCGCCTTCCTCTAAGCAAAACTTGAATAAGTTTACTGAAATGATCAACAAAACCTTCGGAGAAGATGATAAAATTACAAACGATAGGAGCACAGCTAATACAGCTGGACCATTCAAGTCTCCTCCTAAATTTGACCCACCACTTCCCTCCGCAAACCATAATACTCTTGCTTCTCCTGTTATAATTCAAAATAGTTCTGGATCCCAGACACCATCCAGTGCAACAAATATCCAAAGAGCTGGTATCTCATCCCTTGATCTATTAAAAAATGCATCTCAAGACAACATATCAAGCATATCATCTGCTACAACTTCCAACCATCAATCATTTTCCCCAAGGTCAGTATCCTCTATATCTCGTATCCAACCGCCTAGTTTCCCTACATCAACCACTGACACTGGCTCACCGACAAGTGTCACTGGTGCTAGAGCTGGTGTTTCTGCACAATCTCCAATGGTATCGGAAATACCTCTATTTGTTCAG
Coding sequences within it:
- a CDS encoding glyoxylate reductase; translation: MCAKPKILIPRRNRNDIVSDSEEFKRISAQVEFIYHDLTTSDAFKKFLPTSDIDALWFTEALMDNMEAPSKYMEYYPKSLKLIMVPWVGTDFYDGKLLKEKYGITLCNGGPVASENVSDLAIFLTLSCFRLTSFWEHAFRFVHRGDISKCREYIGGTHHDTIPGFALVESNTEMHRSTSTEQKFPTKADKDKFLNIAQDYKIAGKLMESPTSKNALILGFGSIGQAIGRKLNSSFNMKISYTKRNGPVPEADLGYEAQYMPSMEDELFWKDADLIVLALPGTPETEDIINEKTLSLCKNGVRIVNVGRGSCIDEDALLDALDSGKVASAGLDVFKNEFQQINPRFFERWDVTLLPHIGSTVLEILQRQTAATLENIDGFFLKKTGPKYPVN
- the SLK19 gene encoding Slk19p, which translates into the protein MDSMPAELGNKPKLSFEGHENQLEQPIRLLADESNKENVHSLESDGENIDRNQPLYKRARMEYSSPEKIEMLNSLSPIKLYTEGEDIADTDAKRNVAVELEEAMKSLQKEDNEEEEEEEAFAKLENSYNRSSAIRSPSQSDKHTNSKETDSAFHETMSPILVKRQEELYDNTRSNDEWEAKFENLFEEIHKKSEDIRQLTAQTAVLKDKLIREERIVQEQKLHLIKQERECSNLKEQLRSFHSLETEHENISKKFEACKQKLKEVKIELSMTNQNNQILSEKFEKEYAKFAENENLVNEWKDKYNSVSSELHASANKLTTLKKELQLKEEEFNNKVKQLDDLQIEIADLKNNNDQEKNELKQKLSDKDQILNEMEEKLKYFESKDSDEISSLKQDLEKAQADLCDKNEQIKDLEYSLTTKEAHVQQLNSQVDELSKEKDSVLLDLENTRRDLDSLAGKTANIESEQLAELETLHQNMSQMEKSLKENVSTISSLTAEIREMESKCKSLELENNDLKKRLKANEDITKEKSTDTESSKVKELMEKIAQMEKTIAASETETNKKLQLLAEDLYIQYSSKHEQKVKMLKKGYETRYQDLIDKLTIENNALHDEVGQLQKTVETERAEKQELIKSLDAQNE